One Rhizoctonia solani chromosome 1, complete sequence DNA window includes the following coding sequences:
- a CDS encoding chitin deacetylase, whose translation MRGTFQVFALFIAFGSVAQARPYNRQASAQVITSCSVPNTAAITFDDGPYLWTRNIVDKLDAAGAKGTFFVNGINFGCIYSGNNPSNLKYAYDQGHQIASHTWSHPHLPSLSTSQIEGELTKINDAIVSITGAFPAFIRPPYGEYSQTTQQVAGKLGQTIVTWDFDSGDTAGVSAAQSAEAYRNLVASTPSSVLTLNHETHSSTANELLDEMIQTLQSADYKLVTVAECVGMAPYLSQGQPTGSTGTC comes from the exons ATGCGCGGAACCTTTCAAGTATTCGCCTTGTTCATTGCTTTTGGCTCTGTTGCACAGGCTAGGCCGTACAATCGTCAGGCTAGCGCACAGGTCATTACCTCTTGCAGTGTCCCCAATACTGCTGCTATCAC GTTTGATGATGGACCATACCTATGGACGCGCAATATTGTTGATAAACTGGATGCAGCTGGAGCAAAGGG CACGTTCTTCGTAAATGGTATTAACT TCGGTTGCATCTATTCCGGGAACAATCCGAGCAATCTCAAGTACGCGTACGACCAAGGTCATCAAATTGCTTCCCATACTTGGTCTCATCCACACCTTCCTTCTCTCTCAACATCGCAAATAGAGGGCGAACTAACCAA AATAAATGATGCAATAGTGAGCATTACTGGAGCATTCCCTGCCTTTATACG CCCTCCGTATGGAGAATACAGTCAAACCACACAACAAGTAGCAGGAAAACTAGGGCAGACTA TTGTAACGTGGGACTTTGACTCTGGTGACACTGCAGGGGTATCG GCGGCCCAGTCGGCAGAGGCATACAGGAATTTGGTAGCCTCGACCCCCAGCAGTGTATTAACACTCAACCATGAAACTCATT CCTCGACTGC CAACGAGCTGCTCGATGAAATGATTCAGACACTCCAGAGTGCGGATTACAAACTTGTCACCGTTGCTGAATGTGTCGGAATGGCGCCTTACCTATCACAAGGCCAGCCCACTGGG TCGACAGGAACTTGCTAG